AGAAATTGCATGAGCGCCCAGGTTGTGCCGAATAGGCCAAAGACCTCGGCGCCCCTGCCCGGGGGTCCTCCAACGAAGCTGGTCACTAGACCTGGGAGTACGGGAATGATGATGCCGAATCCTAAGGTATCGAAGAGGACTGTCGCGAATATGAACGCTAGTGCGGCTCTGCTTGCTCCAGTTCTTGTTACTGTTTCTACTCTTGGGGGTTCTTGAGTTAGCTCGGTCAAGCCGTTGACACTATTTTGATCGTTTAGAGATGGATGAGGTTCGGGATCCTATTATTTGTGGTGCACTTGAGGCAACTACTTCAAGCTAGTGAGGTACCGGAAAGTGATTCTGACCTGAAAAAAGGGGGAATTACCTCGAGTCTGCAATCATGCCTAGGTTTTGGCCAGGTGCTCGTCGAGGCGCTGGTAGGATTCCCGCATGCCTCCTTCGGCTCCTGAGGCGACATAACCGTCGCGTTGTTCGCGGTTCTTGAAGAGCACGCGAATGGTCACCCTCGTCGTCGAGCCATCATCAGCTAGCGTCATTGTCTCGAGCGATTCTGCGCCGGGAATGTTCTCGTAGTTATTTGTGCGGACGACTCGTTCTGGTGGCCGGTACTCGCGGATTACCCCGCTGAAGGCGTGGTCTGTGCCGTCTGGGGCGCGGTGTACGAAGCGCCACGCGCCGCCTTCGCGCAGGTCAGCGTCGGCGACAATCATCTTCATAGCGCGTGGGCCTAGCCACTGTTTGAGATGGCGTGGTTCGGTCATGGCTTGGAAGACGAGTTTGCGGGGTGCGTGGAGGGTGCGGGTGATGAGCACTTCCTTGTCGGAAGGGAGCGTTACGGTCATGTCG
This window of the Candidatus Bathyarchaeia archaeon genome carries:
- a CDS encoding SRPBCC family protein, encoding MQKEKIQHKDDMTVTLPSDKEVLITRTLHAPRKLVFQAMTEPRHLKQWLGPRAMKMIVADADLREGGAWRFVHRAPDGTDHAFSGVIREYRPPERVVRTNNYENIPGAESLETMTLADDGSTTRVTIRVLFKNREQRDGYVASGAEGGMRESYQRLDEHLAKT